In Phragmites australis chromosome 18, lpPhrAust1.1, whole genome shotgun sequence, the genomic window CCTAGTTTTTTATACACATTCTGTCATAGACACCTCACCCTAGGAAGTACTGAAGAATCTCAACCGACGCGGCATCCGAACCGCTCGAAGTCTAAAGGGGCACACATGAGGAACCGAAAGCCCCTCGGGCCTGGCAACATTCAATGTCTCTCTATCTTCCTCTTAGGACGCTAAACCTCCCCACGTGACATGAAGTTCGGAGTTAAACTTTGAAAGCTAAACGACGTCGACGACCACTCTCTGGGTGGACTATGTTCCCTCGGGGTCTGAGTGGTGCGACCAGACCTGACTACGGCCACAGGAGAGTTTGAGGGCTACTGttggagtattgagtaagggggtgTCCTAGCTAACAAGCCCCACAAGGGATATGATGACCGGCGTGGGATATTTTTTGAGCCCTGGCCCATCACGCGACCAGGTTCAAGCTCGCATGACTAGCGCAAGGCTTACGCGACCAGCCTGCTTGCGATATTATGAGATCTtgtgaccagcccttgctggtcgcggGGCCAATCCTTACTTAACCCatctaatcgcatttattgctatctactgaagtgttttccttccccaggcacccCATCCAGTGAAGAAAGTCATGGCCGACGCAGTTGGGCACTgccccatcccatagcattaaatgctatggatgGGGCCTTGCAGGCCGGTGCAGCATCGCATGACTGACGAGACAAGGTCTGAAGAACGACCAAACAAGTGAACGGTTTTGCTGGTAGACTCGTGGCACGAAAGGACAAGATGGTTTGGCAGACGATCTTACGATGCACGGTGATGGGACACGCCGGGCTGTTAGGGTAGGCAGGAGTGGAGGCATTCTACGGTTGGTACATGAAGTCAAAATTCTCAGGgcaagttgagctcacccagtGCTCCAGGATACGatccaagagtagaatatctagccaAACATAGCTCTGCTAACCGAgatccacttgtaagttctctctctagtatataaagagaggaccCGGTTTGTAAGGGAGGATCGGTAACTGATCCACAAGCACTCATAATAAAATATACATGACATATGACTGTTATCCTTCGGGAGTCCTGAACTTAGATAACCCCGGTGTTCTTAAGTTCAACACACACCGACGAATGCACACCTTAAGCGTTGTTCACACGCCCTTTAGCCggtacaccccggaatcattgtgCAGCTCTTGTGCGGTCACTCCTCTCCCCCCTGTGTGGCTCATGTGCAGTGCTTCTCCCTCCCTGGTTCCCCCTCACCTGTGGTCGAGACCCTGCACCATCATCGGGTCACGGGTCCCCACCAGATCCGAAAGTGATTTTGCACCGATAAGAATTCCAAAACAAGGTTAGGTTTAATGTCTTGGGTTTCGAATCGGATGCGTTGTGGCTCCACCAGCATTGACCCGATCCGTTGCCATTGAGTGTGACACAACTAGGGATGGCGATAGGGCTTCGTTCCCCGGTAACCCGCAGGGTAAGAATGGGAAAATTTGATCCTGCAAACTTATATGGGGATGGAGATGAGAAGATGCTCCCATCCCCACTCCCCAATATATTCCCGAtatcacacatatacatatttttcttagtatataaatatacaaatattaaaTTACGTAGGAAAATAGTAAATTGTTCTTATATTATTTATCTAACCTACGATTTTAATCCATCTTGTATTAATTACCATTGTATGCATCGATAAATTACTTACTTatactataaatatattataaactATGATTCAATTTACATCTTTATTAAGAATCTAATTCCTGTAAAATTCCTTATGGAGATGTGAAGATGAGAAAACTTACATGCAATAATTAAATGAGGATGGGGACAGGGAAACATTCCCCGCCAGGATTGCTCTGTTGCCATCCTAGACACAACCCAACAAACGCCATCTCTCCAAATCTAGCTCAGTCCGAAAGATCAAACGCCCCACCCGAAAAAGCTTTAAAAAAGACGAAAaaagctctctgtttctctctcccacaccTAAAGGGTGacggaaagagagagagagggagggtaAGGGGCGGAAAGGCTGCAAACCCTAGCGCCGGGGCGAAGCAACGGCAGGCGTCAGGCAGGCGCGCACGCGCATTTGCGATTCCTTTCCCTTCACGCCGCGGCAACGCCACCCCGTCCGCCCGCGGCTCATTCATTGTGCCGCGCTCGCGCCTGGGCCCCGTGATCCATGGCATTGGCGGCTCGGGGCTGGTAGGCTCTCGCGTGGTGGGCGCTGAATAGATCCGGCTCCGGGCGCTGCGGCATGGCGCTCTTCCGCAAGTTCTTCTACCGCAAGCCGCCCGACGGGCTCCTCGAGATCACCGAGCGCGTCTACGGTGCGTGCCCCGCCCAATCCTCCCGCGTTGCGATTGTCAGTGTCGATTTCGCACGGGATTGCTCTGTGCGTGGTCTGATTTGCGTTTCGATTCTCCTAATGGCGTGGCGAATGTTTCGGGTAATGCAGCATTGCGGGAAATTATTCGGTGGTTGTTCTTGCATTCCTTCGTTGGTTTGTTGTGTGCAATTCGTCTTCACTTCGTTTTGGTGAAAGACTGAGGTTTTTTTTTAGATCAGACTGAGGAAAATTTGGTTGCCATAGCACTTTAGCGACTGTACTGGAGCGGCATTGCTGTTATATCgtgttaaatttgtaattttagaCCATAATTTTCGGAAATTCTTTGGAGTAAGCTGTAGTAAAACAATTGTTTATCTGCGCTGCATTGATACTTGTGTCCGACACTTTCATTCATATGTGTACAATATGGTATACATAGTGTATTGAGGTTAGCTTACCAGGCATTAGTTCCATATGGTAGATTGCGCCGTGGCTATTTTCGTAGTTGATGAAACATCTGCGGTGGCTTCTGTGCATCTTCTATTTAATAGTAAATTAGTAAGGCAAGTGTGTGTAGGGTCGTGGTCTACTATTTCATCATTGATGTATTACAAAGTGAGTTCAAGTGTCCCATGATAAAACATTACGATTCTATGCAAAGGTACTTGTCTAGGATGAAGGGGATTTATTTTTAAAGGTTGTGTACTATGTACATTACTATTTTGTGGTTTATCATAAGCCAAGTCACCTATTTTTTCCCAGCAGATGAATTGATATGTTTCTGGTGGCATTGTCCCTAGTTATATAGGTGCCCCTGGAAACGATTTACTCACTCGTCTGTTTTTATAAGGTGTCACAGTCAAATTTTGTAGCATTTGACCCATAATTAGTCTAAGACCATGTAGGTTTAGTGATACAAAGTGATACCTTTAGATTCATATTTGAAAGTGCTTTTATGTGATCGTGATTTTGTAGttattaatattatataaaaaaactaatgGCTGGACTTAAATTTCAGAGACAGCCAAATCAAACAATGCCTTACATTTTCCAACGTAGTGGATATAATCTATTTTGTAGGGGGTTTTGAGGCTAGAATTTTTGAGGATTTAGTTCAAACCCCCTATCCAAACAAGCCTGTAATATCAAAATCAGGCACACTCATCCATTTTCATTTTTAGGCCCCATTTGGGCACATGGAAAATTTTCTTGTAACCAAGAGCTGTATCCTATTGTACACTATAGAAACCACAAAATAAGTCCATTTTGGTGAAATCTCTGGCAACAAAGTCCGAACTGACAAGCAGACATAATTTGACATGGAAGAAAAGTGTATGACTTGAAATACAAACTAGttattctaataaaaaactcTCACTTGTCACAGATAGCACACCAAAGAACAATCAGAATCAAATACACAAATCCAAGAAACACAAAAATGGAGATTTGGTACTCTTCATTCAAGTATTTCAGTTTGGTGGAGTACTAGAATAGAACATGACATAGGGCCTGCTCATGTGAACAATCAGGAAATGTTCCAGTATGGCCATTTTTGTAAATTTGTATGGCTTACTAGCTAGCCCTTTTAATGTTCAACATGCTTGTCGTAGTTAGCAAAGCTTCactgtaaaataaaaaagatacaaGGCCAGTTCTATTGATGATAATTGTATAAAATATTGAGGAGGGGTTCTCGGAGGAGGCCTAGGATGTTTTCAGAAATAGACTGGTGATAGATCGCTGTTTGGCCAAGAGTCTACCATATTTAAACACTAAACTGTTAAGCTAATTCTAGAATATCTAATTTATATCGATTCTTGGTTGACCATGAACTGTTCCAATTGAGTTAAGGAATGATCATATCTTGGCTTCAAAATAATCTATAAATAATGAATAACTTATTTAGCTAACAAAACCGCCTTGAGGCAACTTGTACTTTTACAGAGCTGATTTTTGGACCTTGTGCTGCTTCCTTTTTGCGATTACCAGAcgacacacatgcacacaccaCATTCACACACATCCAAGTGCAACCCCTATCACACGCTTGCAAATTTTACCGCTGAAAGCACTTGCACGTGTGTAAACAGTGGGCATCAAGATTTGAACCCTGGTGGGTGGAGTCGTACTCCTACAACTCTACCACCGCACCATTTGGTGCTTCGCCCTTGTGCTTGCTTCCTGACTAGCTGTTCTTGTACCTAATTGGTTTGGAAGCTGGTTTTCCTCGCAATATTATGTTATGCTaatattttttcatttctttttgtttcttacTGTACATCTTTCAAAAATACTTCCTTGACATTTTACtatcaaaaaattattgtactgttatattattttttaaagtaaaTGTCTATCAGGCAAAGAGGCTAATCTGGTTATTTTCTTTACTacttttttcgtatttttctcaTCTGCATGGTTATGTGTAGTTATCTttagagtgaattgcacaaaactataagtattatgccatttgtaacacaaaactacaagtattgtgcactaatttcacataaaacttaattttaattgaattcacccaaaaagtggtcttatatttttccaaaaatcctagaataTTTTGTATGTATTCCATAATTAatttgcaacctattttaattagattcacccaaaaatactgtatataatttaaataaaattctccaaaaaaggctaattttataactcctaacaattgttagggtctcaaataaaatcccaaaaatctggaaaattcattaatatccttcttatatgatggactgatttctaaaattatttcccgCCTTAGGTTATATGgagaaaaagtgagttccttattaagtatataaatagagcattacaaaggaacttactttttcaccatataacataggtttctaaataattttagaattattccatcatgtaagaagaatattagtgaatttttttatatttttggaattttatttgaggccctaacaattgttgggagttataaaagtagtctttttggagaattttagtttaaattctacacagtcTTTTtgtgtgaatccaattaaaatggtttGCACATTGATTCATAagacacgtacaaaaagttctaggatttttggagaaatataagACCATTTTTTTGGCGAGTCTAATTAAAATCGGGTTTTGTGcgaaattagtgcacaatacttgtaattttgtgttactaggcacaatacttgtagttttgtgttacaaatggcacaatacttgtagttttgtgttacaaatggcacaatacttgtagttttgtattaCAAATGGCACAATACTAATTCACTCTTATCTTTAGTAATGGCTTGTGTTATGCATCCTTGTATATTTCACTTTGGTTCTGTTAGAAGTTTAATTTGTCATGTGTACTGTGTAACACCTGGATTATGGTCCCGTTTGTTTTATGAATGTTATTATTTCTTATTCTCAAGTCAAGATTAATGGGAAGTAAAACAACCAATACATGTTAGTACATTTACTATCTTAGTGCTCCAATGTGCCTTGAGATTTGTGCAAAGGACATCGCAAGATTACAAGATGGGATAGCATTTGAATTTCGAAAGTATTAATCGATCTCAAGGCACACTTGATGGTGGTGATAGTAAATGTATCCTCATGGACAAGTCATTAGGGTTTAATATCTCACTTTTGCTTTTTGATTTGATTGTTGAAGTTATATTGGCTTCTTGCTGAAATGTTTCTTATCCCTTTCTTGTCCATGTCCATTTGTAGTGTTTGATTCTTGCTTCACAACTGATGTCTTCGATGATGATAAGTACCAAGGCTACATTGGTGACATTGTTGCACAACTTCGTAGCCACTTTGCTGATGCTTCATTTATGGTCTTCAACTTTCGGGACGGAGAAAGTCAAAGTTTACTGGCGAATATCTTATCAAGCTATGATATGATAGTTATGGACTATCCAAGACATTACGAGGGATGCCCACTCCTTACAATAGAAATGATTCACCATTTCTTGAGGTCAGGGGAGAGTTGGCTCTCCTTGGGCCAGCAAAATGTCTTGATAATGCATTGTGAGCATGGTGGCTGGCCTGTACTTGCATTCATGTTAGCAGGACTGCTGTTGTATAGAAAGCAGTTCATTGGTGAGCAGAGGACATTGGAGATGATTTACAGGCAAGCACCTCGTGAACTGGTTCAGTTGCTCTCACCACTAAATCCTATGCCTTCTCAGATAAGATACTTACATTATATATCTCGGAGGAACGTGAGCTCAGAGTGGCCGCCACAGGATCGAGCACTTACTTTAGACTGTGTGATACTAAGAAACATTCCAGGTGTTAATGCGGAGGGTGGATGTAGACCAATATTCCGTATTTATGGACAGGATCCTCTACTTGCTACAAGTAACATCCCTAAAGTGCTCTTTTCAACACCGAAAAGGAGCAAATATGTTCGGCTTTACAAGAAGGTTAGTTTTTGGATTATTTTCTGAATTTAGGACTGGCAAATTCGTCACATTGTGTCTAGCATGCAGAGAACATATGTTTGCTGAAAGACATTCTTTAGATTTTCTCAATTGGCATGCCATCGACTTATTGTGACACTGTTATAGTCATTCAAATTTCCTTTCTGTTGCCCAGGCAGACTGTGAATTGATTAAGATTGACATCCACTGCCATATTCAAGGTGATGTTGTCCTTGAATGCATTAGCCTTGATGCTGATCAAGAACGAGAAGAGATGATGTTCCGAGTCATGTTCAGTACAGCCTTTATCCGATCTAACATTCTGATGTTAAATCGTGATGAAATTGACATATTGTGGGATGCCAAAGATCGATTCCCAAAGGAATTCAGGGCTGAGGTATGTACTTGTTGCAGTGATCTTGTTCACCTGCAGTTATgccaaaaataataattcatttgtccccTGTGGTCTAAGGTTCTTTTTTCAGAAATGGACACTGCAAATCAGTTAGATCCCATGGAAGTGGCAGGTATAGGAGAAAAGGAGGGCCTACCAGTTGAAGCATTTGCAAAGGTTCAAGAGATGTTCAGCAATGTGGACTGGCTAGATCCGACAGGGGATGCTGCAGTCCAGCTTTTCCAGCGACTTACTTCATCAGAAAATATACAGCTGAGGCAAGGGTTATTGTCTCCAAGTAAGAAAGAAGCAGAGTCATTAGAGCTTGGTTCGATCTCTCCAACCGACAAACAATCTGGCAATGTCCAACAAAAATCAAGCAACATTGAATACTCTACAGTCTATGTGAACAAACTGGAAAGTGTTGGTGGACAGAGATTGACCCCGTTGGAGCCGGGAACAGATTCTCAAGTCAAAACTGGAATTTCTGTTGTCGAAGAAAAGCTAGGCTCTCTGGTTCATAAGGTTGACATCAGTACCGAGCAGCCAACTTCACTGGAAATGGTTGTTCCCTCTACCATGAACTCTATTGAACCAGTTCTGAAGACTCAAAATGCTAAGCTTGATGAGCAATATGGTTCAGGACAACGCTCTTCACCCACTACTATTGTGTCACAGCGATTTCCAATTTCTAGTTCGTGTTCTGCTCTTTCTGGCAACTCTAGTCCTAGATCACTTTCAGCTTGCCCAAGATTTCATAGCGCACCTTCAGCCCTTGGAATTACGGCTCTTTTGGAAGATCATGCTGCATTTAGAGGCTCTGAAAATTGTGCTTCAACCGTAACCTCAACCACAGTATCAAATCTTTCAACTGGTGTGGTCAAAATTACATCGAAACTACCATCAGGACAGCATCCAACAACAGGTCTAGCTTAATGATATTTTGTTGTACTCTATGCATATCCTCATGTTACCACCATACTTATTTTAACGGTTTAACCGTTGACAATGTGACAGGTACTACTGTTGTAACAAAGGGTACACCACCACCTCCTTCACCATCAACACCAGCTTTACTGGTGCCATTGGATGCCATTATGATGTCTGAGGCAAAAAACTCGTCTCAACCTGCTCTTAAGCATTCAGGTTAAGTTGTGGTGCATGtctagattattttgttttgttttttgtttttgtggttTTTCTTCTTATAATTAAAGTTCTTTCCCTGTCGTAGGCCTTCCATCTCCTCCACAAAAACAATCTACATTTCAATCACATGGAACTAGTACACAGTCCACGGACCATCAGGAGTCCACAATTAACATTGCAATAGAGTCATTACCAACTTCTCCcaccccacctccacctccactgcccATCATATCATCACCTTCCACTTCTGCTAATATTTGTCATCTGCCTCCAGATTCCATGcctgtcacttcttcaacgtcATTCAAGCCTCCAATACCAGCTGCACCACCACCGCCGCTACCCCCACCTCCATCCTCACCTAGGCCTTTTCCTATTAGGTCTCatgcaccgccaccgccgccacctccacctcctgctCCTACTTCATCCCCTGTTAGACTGTCTGGGCGACCTCCATCCCCACTTCCCCCACCTCCACCTAGGTACTGTCCCAGTAGACCTCCTGCACCACCACTGCCCCCACTACTCGCTTCTACATTATCTCCCGTTAGACCTGGTgcaccacctccgcctccatTTGCTTCTACTTCATCTCCTGCTGCCCTACCACCACCTCCACTGACTTCATCTCCCATTAGATCTTCAgccccacctccacctccaccacctggAACTACTTCCACTCCGCCTCCACCCGCACCTCCCTGCTATTCATCAAAACAATCATCTAGCCCCATGGGCAAATTGATGCCATtacctcctgctcctcctccaccccatGCTCCAAGCATCTCAAAGGATGCCAACTCTCATGGAGGTGGATGCCAAGGAGCTTCTGGCAACATTGTACCCCCGCCAGCACCTCCTGGTGGTAATGCTAAACTGTTTGGTTCTAAGGGGCGTGGACCTGCACCTCCTTCAGGTCCAATGTCAAAGGGCCTTCAATCTGGTCAGATTGCGTCCAGAAGGTCCAATTTGAAGCCACTGCATTGGGTGAAAGTAACAAGAGCAATGCAGGGTAGTCTCTGGGCGGAGTCACAAAAAGCTGACGAAACTTTAAAGTACCTCACTGTCACCTTGACAGAACTCATTAATGGTCATGTGAATTGGAATTTTCCATGCTAATGTGTCTTTTGGGTGACTTGCGCAGAGCCCCAGTGTTCGATATGTCAGAACTAGAAAATCTTTTCTCAGCTGTACTGCCAAGTTCAGATGCTAGGTGTTCAGATAAGTCAGGAAGCCGTGCTTCTGGACcgaaatctgagaaaattcatcTGGTGAGTTGTTTCACCAAATTATGTAGCATTTCTTTGCACTCCAATTTCTCCAATCAGTGTGCTGTCACTCTGATCTACTTTTATTTTCTGCATATTCCAGTATCCAATTTTTACAGTAAATAGACCACTGCTTGCAATACAAGTAAttttagttgaatatggatatTATTACTACTTTTTGCCACCTCGTTCTTTTTTCCCCTGCATGGTAGAGCATCTCTCATGTTCAATTTTCCTCTTTTGCCTGTTTCATCTTGGTCGGTTTGCATGTCATTGCAGACATTTGTAGCTACTATTTAATATTTATGCCTCATCATTTTACTTTGTGTTCCTGCTTGCTTGTTATTCTCAATTCATGTGTTCTGTATCACAGATTGATCTTCGCCGGTCTAACAATTGCGGAATCATGCTTACGAAAGTCAAAATGCCCCTGCCTGACCTAATGGTAAGATGACGAATAAGAAATATTTAGCATCTTCTAAACTATTTCTTACCATGTTAAGGTATCGATGATGTCATATACCAAAACCTGCTTCTTATAGCTCGTTATATGATTGTGGGAAAGCATGATGGCGGTCAAAAGCAGTTTTTATTTACATGGCAAAGTTGGTCGGCATGTCTACTATGTTCTGTCAAACACTCATCGACGTCTAATAGAAGTAGTCTGAAAGAAAATGCATGTCCATTGTTTCTTGCCATAAATGCACTTGCATATCTTTGTTAATAACACCAACCCCTTTTTCGTTTGACCGCAGAGTGCAATTCT contains:
- the LOC133898994 gene encoding formin-like protein 6 isoform X4, with the protein product MDTANQLDPMEVAGIGEKEGLPVEAFAKVQEMFSNVDWLDPTGDAAVQLFQRLTSSENIQLRQGLLSPSKKEAESLELGSISPTDKQSGNVQQKSSNIEYSTVYVNKLESVGGQRLTPLEPGTDSQVKTGISVVEEKLGSLVHKVDISTEQPTSLEMVVPSTMNSIEPVLKTQNAKLDEQYGSGQRSSPTTIVSQRFPISSSCSALSGNSSPRSLSACPRFHSAPSALGITALLEDHAAFRGSENCASTVTSTTVSNLSTGVVKITSKLPSGQHPTTGTTVVTKGTPPPPSPSTPALLVPLDAIMMSEAKNSSQPALKHSGLPSPPQKQSTFQSHGTSTQSTDHQESTINIAIESLPTSPTPPPPPLPIISSPSTSANICHLPPDSMPVTSSTSFKPPIPAAPPPPLPPPPSSPRPFPIRSHAPPPPPPPPPAPTSSPVRLSGRPPSPLPPPPPRYCPSRPPAPPLPPLLASTLSPVRPGAPPPPPFASTSSPAALPPPPLTSSPIRSSAPPPPPPPGTTSTPPPPAPPCYSSKQSSSPMGKLMPLPPAPPPPHAPSISKDANSHGGGCQGASGNIVPPPAPPGGNAKLFGSKGRGPAPPSGPMSKGLQSGQIASRRSNLKPLHWVKVTRAMQGSLWAESQKADETLKAPVFDMSELENLFSAVLPSSDARCSDKSGSRASGPKSEKIHLIDLRRSNNCGIMLTKVKMPLPDLMSAILALDDTVLDVDQVDNLIKFTPTKEEIELLKGYKGDKQLLGECEKFFMELMKVPRVDSKLRVFSFKIQFRSQVSDLKRNLNIVNSSAEEIRGSVKLKRIMQTILSLGNALNQGTARGSAVGFRLDSLLKLSDTRARNKKMTLMHYLSKVLSEKLPELLDFPKDLASLELAAKIQLKSLAEEMQAINKGLEKVEQELTTSENDGPVSEIFRKTLKDFLIGAEAEVRALTSLYSNVGRNADALALYFGEDPTRCPFEQVVTTLQNFVRLFMRSHEENCKQLDLEKKKAQKEAEDNCKQLDLEKNKAQKEAEENCRQLDLEKKNAQKEAEKKCRQLDLEKKKAQKEAEEKCKQLDLEKKNAHKEAETEKTKKESENEKASKKESENDKASKMEPANDKAKLNNSIKELDISLQSPAQTASAK